A segment of the Crassostrea angulata isolate pt1a10 chromosome 10, ASM2561291v2, whole genome shotgun sequence genome:
gaaagcattgcattatattttttcatttcatatttcaacTGTTACAAAATAGCATGTTCTATCAATCTAAGGAAACTTAGCTATGTACAATGGAAAATATTACAATTACAgtgtatacaaaaaaaccccTCACTTTTAAAAGGCAGAAAGCAAGAATATTTCATCGAATgaaattaacatataaatctgTGTAACAAACCATTGTCAACTGCTGCAGCAATGTTAGGCCTGAGGTACAGATGTGGTTTATTGTTGGCCATTGGCAGGGACATTTTCTGATCAGCCTTGCTATCTCCCATTTGTGTTTTCCCTCCATGAGATGTGTGTTTGACTTTGCGTCTGGCATTGGAAAACCATGTCTTCACCTTTGGAAAtcagaaaaaaagttatttgtCCCAAATGATATGTAATGGTAGCTTCTgacataattttgtatttttgagtCAAATTAACTGAAATGTATCAAGCTATAAAGGTTTGAGCAAATTCtgacaaaatttcaaattagtAAGTTCATATTGCGAGTTATACCTGGTAATCTGTGAGCCCGGTTTCTTCACACAATTCTTCTCTCTGTTGTTTGGATGGGTAGGGATTGCTTTCATGCCGACTGAACCATTCCTTCAGAGTTTCCCTTGCCCTCTCTGGCAACTTGTGCTGGGGTCTCTCTCCAGATGGACAAATGTTTCTTGGTGGCGGAaacctgaaaataaaaaatgcatatatcAAGTACtggaaaacataaaataaagtattCCCATTGGTGTCGGTGATGAAAAGATTAACCaaaacgagaaaaaaaaatgaacaatgacATAATACCGTGACAAAATATCTTTGAAGAGGATCAACAATATACATACTTTTTGCGGATCCTGAACCTCATCAGCGAGTTTAAGGGTCTGTGTATGTTCTCCTCTCGTTCCCTGTAGTGAGCTTGGTCCCAAATCTCGATCAAATcttcagaatttatgaaatgaCCATTCTGGCGaacaaaaaatagaattatattACTATGTAGCACACATTTTCCAATcagttaaatatatttacactCAAGAGAATTTCATACCTCGATGATATGGTAAACTTTCTCGAACTCCCTTTTTTCGAGGTAAAATGCGATCATTGCACGGCAGTACTCATCGAACAGCATCAAACTATCTTTCCTCTTTTCATCTAAATTGTCAAGAAAAAGAGCCACCATGTCGTACTTTCTATCCAATACAA
Coding sequences within it:
- the LOC128167414 gene encoding homeobox protein ceh-34-like isoform X1, yielding MERNTMLKDEEILRIIKSFVLDRKYDMVALFLDNLDEKRKDSLMLFDEYCRAMIAFYLEKREFEKVYHIIENGHFINSEDLIEIWDQAHYREREENIHRPLNSLMRFRIRKKFPPPRNICPSGERPQHKLPERARETLKEWFSRHESNPYPSKQQREELCEETGLTDYQVKTWFSNARRKVKHTSHGGKTQMGDSKADQKMSLPMANNKPHLYLRPNIAAAVDNEKWISDWSMTHPLQSLQEWQKKAFGSPITSPSCNYQEQSSPYDAKCWSSDEYQMQFFKDAGYPVSNAACVTEPCYYGDAFSQPLTFQLPVTNQFSRQSLQRDSYEANFRCQYCRNQIQHILQHGDTEAALMLLDLQRPLITGEMPSNHMN
- the LOC128167414 gene encoding homeobox protein ceh-34-like isoform X2, translated to MERNTMLKDEEILRIIKSFVLDRKYDMVALFLDNLDEKRKDSLMLFDEYCRAMIAFYLEKREFEKVYHIIENGHFINSEDLIEIWDQAHYREREENIHRPLNSLMRFRIRKKFPPPRNICPSGERPQHKLPERARETLKEWFSRHESNPYPSKQQREELCEETGLTDYQVKTWFSNARRKVKHTSHGGKTQMGDSKADQKMSLPMANNKPHLYLRPNIAAAVDNEKWISDWSMTHPLQSLQEWQKKAFGSPITSPSCNYQEQSSPYDAKCWSSDEYQMQFFKDAGYPVSNAACVTEPCYYGDAFSQPLTFQLPVTNQFSRQSLQRDSYEANFRCQYCRNQIQHGDTEAALMLLDLQRPLITGEMPSNHMN